A genomic stretch from Colwellia sp. Arc7-635 includes:
- the queA gene encoding tRNA preQ1(34) S-adenosylmethionine ribosyltransferase-isomerase QueA, which produces MRVADFSFELPEELIARYPKANRSASRLMTLNGDSGECKDETFTDLIDHVNAGDLLVFNNTRVIPARMFGQKASGGKLEVLVERLLDEHSVLAHIRCSKSPKAGSEILLEGKVKATMVARHDALFELKFHGEQTVLSILDDIGHMPLPPYIDRPDEDSDRERYQTVYNEKPGAVAAPTAGLHFDDELMAKLKAKGVDFAFVTLHVGAGTFQPVKVDEIADHIMHAEYVEVPSSVVEQIQHTKANGGRVIAVGTTSVRSLESAAKIAKDQGKAFGEFYGDTDIFITPGYEFQIVDALITNFHLSESTLLMLVSAFSGYDNIMAAYQHAVAEQYRFFSYGDAMLLTKKAHCADNR; this is translated from the coding sequence ATGCGCGTAGCCGATTTTTCATTTGAATTACCTGAAGAGCTTATTGCTCGATACCCGAAAGCGAACCGTTCAGCCAGCCGTTTAATGACCTTAAATGGTGATAGCGGTGAATGTAAGGATGAGACTTTTACTGATCTTATTGATCATGTTAATGCCGGCGATTTACTGGTTTTCAATAACACCCGTGTTATTCCGGCGCGTATGTTTGGACAAAAAGCCAGTGGCGGTAAACTAGAAGTGTTAGTTGAACGCTTACTCGATGAACATAGTGTTTTAGCACACATTCGTTGTAGCAAATCACCCAAAGCCGGTAGTGAAATACTATTAGAAGGTAAAGTTAAAGCGACCATGGTAGCCAGACACGATGCCTTGTTTGAACTTAAATTTCATGGCGAACAAACCGTATTATCAATATTAGATGATATTGGCCATATGCCATTACCTCCTTATATTGATCGCCCTGATGAAGACAGCGACCGTGAGCGTTATCAAACAGTTTATAATGAGAAGCCTGGTGCGGTAGCAGCACCAACCGCAGGTTTACATTTTGACGATGAGCTAATGGCAAAACTTAAAGCCAAAGGTGTTGATTTTGCCTTTGTCACCTTGCATGTTGGAGCCGGCACATTTCAGCCCGTTAAGGTTGATGAAATTGCTGACCATATTATGCATGCAGAATATGTTGAAGTACCGTCAAGTGTTGTCGAGCAAATACAGCACACTAAAGCTAATGGCGGCAGAGTTATTGCTGTGGGAACAACTTCAGTGCGTTCATTAGAAAGTGCCGCAAAAATAGCTAAAGATCAGGGTAAAGCGTTTGGTGAATTTTATGGCGACACGGATATATTTATTACCCCAGGTTATGAATTTCAAATTGTTGATGCCTTAATTACCAATTTTCACCTATCAGAGTCAACATTACTGATGTTAGTCAGTGCGTTTTCTGGTTATGATAATATTATGGCCGCTTATCAGCATGCCGTTGCGGAGCAATATCGCTTTTTTAGTTATGGTGATGCTATGTTGCTAACAAAGAAAGCGCATTGCGCAGACAATAGATAA
- the aceK gene encoding bifunctional isocitrate dehydrogenase kinase/phosphatase, translating to MKNLAFAIAKTIINGFERHIYLYSEITQTAKQRFEQYRWHDIQVAAKARTDFYDQRIEETLDTIKQGFFITTLDDELWQHVKTSYIELLNLHPQPELAESFYNSVFCHLFERKYYHNAYIFVQSTATRLDNLPTPKIFTSYHPAEHGLFQTITRIIKSQNFSLPFAHLKKDINTLIAKFRQQAHKTRYQLSDLQFDILDSVFYRNKGAYIIGRIISPAGETPFIISLLNTEKDGLFIDALITESENMAVVFGFARAYFFVDCQHPHALVDFLNRLIPHKTRADLYSAIGFHKQGKTQFYRDFLNHLDNSDDKLVLAPGIKGMVMSVFTLPSYPYVFKIIKDKFSPSKNMTRADVKGKYRLVKLHDRVGRMADTMEYSEVAFPKERFSEELLDELNTVAPSLLRYENNLVIIKHMYIERKMTPLNLYLIEASDDEVDNAMYGYGKAIKQLIAANIFPGDMLLKNFGVTRHGRVIFYDYDEITYMNEVKFRVKPQPMTEEQIYAAEPWYTVDPGDVFPEEIATFALANTRFRKAFLRHHANLLEAEYWQTCQTNVANGVFADVYPYPGKSRFCHWKTN from the coding sequence ATGAAAAATCTTGCTTTCGCCATAGCTAAAACGATTATTAACGGTTTCGAGCGTCATATTTATCTTTATAGTGAAATCACCCAGACGGCAAAACAGCGTTTTGAGCAATATCGCTGGCACGACATACAGGTTGCAGCTAAAGCACGTACTGACTTTTATGATCAACGTATAGAAGAAACCTTGGACACCATCAAACAAGGTTTTTTTATCACCACATTAGATGATGAACTTTGGCAGCATGTAAAAACCTCCTATATAGAGCTATTGAACTTACATCCACAACCCGAGTTGGCCGAAAGTTTTTATAATTCAGTTTTTTGTCACCTTTTTGAACGAAAGTATTATCACAACGCCTATATTTTTGTGCAGTCAACAGCCACACGCTTAGACAACCTGCCGACACCCAAAATATTCACCAGCTATCATCCTGCTGAGCATGGGCTTTTTCAAACGATTACTCGCATCATCAAGAGCCAAAATTTTTCTTTACCTTTTGCGCATTTGAAAAAAGACATCAACACCTTAATTGCTAAGTTCCGCCAACAAGCACATAAAACACGCTATCAATTATCCGATTTACAATTTGATATCTTAGATTCCGTTTTTTATCGTAATAAAGGCGCATACATTATCGGTCGAATTATTTCTCCGGCCGGTGAAACCCCTTTTATTATTTCGCTACTTAATACAGAGAAAGATGGGTTATTTATCGATGCCTTGATCACTGAAAGCGAAAATATGGCGGTTGTGTTTGGTTTTGCCCGCGCCTACTTTTTTGTAGATTGTCAGCATCCTCATGCTTTAGTTGATTTTCTAAATCGCTTAATTCCACATAAAACCCGTGCTGATTTATATTCTGCGATTGGCTTTCATAAGCAAGGGAAAACCCAGTTTTATCGCGATTTTTTAAATCACCTTGATAACAGTGACGATAAGTTAGTACTCGCTCCCGGTATTAAAGGTATGGTGATGTCAGTATTTACCCTACCATCTTACCCTTATGTTTTTAAAATTATTAAAGATAAATTCTCTCCTAGCAAAAACATGACCCGAGCTGATGTTAAAGGTAAATATCGCTTGGTAAAACTGCACGATCGGGTTGGAAGAATGGCCGACACTATGGAGTATTCTGAAGTTGCTTTCCCTAAAGAACGTTTCAGTGAAGAATTACTGGACGAACTTAATACGGTAGCCCCATCATTACTGCGCTATGAAAATAACCTAGTGATCATTAAGCACATGTATATAGAGCGCAAAATGACACCACTGAACTTATATCTAATAGAGGCGAGTGACGATGAAGTTGATAATGCGATGTACGGTTATGGTAAAGCAATCAAGCAATTAATTGCCGCCAATATATTCCCAGGCGATATGTTACTGAAAAATTTTGGTGTTACCCGCCACGGTCGAGTCATCTTTTATGACTATGATGAAATCACTTATATGAATGAAGTTAAATTTCGCGTTAAGCCACAGCCGATGACTGAGGAACAAATTTACGCCGCTGAACCTTGGTACACGGTTGACCCTGGTGATGTCTTTCCAGAAGAAATAGCAACATTTGCACTTGCTAATACCCGCTTTAGAAAAGCATTTTTACGCCATCATGCCAATCTATTAGAAGCCGAGTATTGGCAAACATGCCAAACGAATGTTGCAAACGGTGTTTTCGCTGATGTTTATCCTTATCCAGGAAAATCACGTTTTTGTCATTGGAAAACCAATTGA
- a CDS encoding DNA polymerase III subunit psi: MSINKRQFTLLQAMGITVWQRRELSNHSSPLAVPDNKVLSSEQVNVSTDENTTQTSSAEKQQPPLHSVIVIDLTSLLKQPLFKDIISCLGASSADISIEHNQIDLGIINWQFTSNDTIEFDHNCLKTPHLTTLANSPTLKKSLWQTIGHLSSS; this comes from the coding sequence ATGAGCATTAACAAAAGACAATTTACTTTATTACAAGCCATGGGTATTACTGTTTGGCAAAGGCGAGAATTATCTAACCATAGTTCACCATTAGCAGTGCCTGATAATAAAGTGTTGAGCTCCGAACAAGTTAATGTCAGCACTGATGAAAATACCACACAAACGTCATCAGCCGAAAAACAGCAACCACCTCTACATAGCGTTATTGTTATAGATCTAACCAGCTTACTTAAGCAACCGTTATTTAAAGACATCATAAGTTGCTTAGGTGCGAGTAGTGCCGATATATCTATTGAGCACAATCAAATTGACCTAGGCATTATCAATTGGCAGTTTACCTCGAATGACACGATAGAATTTGATCATAACTGTTTAAAAACACCCCATTTAACTACACTTGCCAATTCGCCAACATTAAAGAAATCATTGTGGCAAACCATAGGACACTTAAGCTCGTCATGA
- the rimI gene encoding ribosomal protein S18-alanine N-acetyltransferase, producing the protein MNNKIETTFSPVTAEKVEELMVIELACHPHPWSEKTFRSCIGGRYFGDCLSVDNVLVGFYVGEHVAGESTLMDICVSPEQQGKGYGKVLLLQFFEDCKKLASKTIFLEVRAKNISAQMLYINQGFSEISRRTGYYPSNTGFGYEDAIVMSKKL; encoded by the coding sequence ATGAATAATAAAATAGAAACTACCTTTAGCCCTGTTACTGCAGAAAAAGTTGAAGAGTTGATGGTAATTGAACTTGCCTGTCACCCGCATCCGTGGAGCGAAAAAACCTTTCGCAGTTGTATTGGCGGACGTTATTTCGGTGACTGCTTGAGTGTTGACAATGTCCTGGTCGGTTTTTATGTTGGTGAGCATGTTGCAGGCGAGTCTACTTTAATGGATATTTGTGTATCACCAGAGCAACAAGGTAAAGGTTACGGTAAAGTCTTGTTATTGCAATTTTTTGAAGACTGTAAAAAACTAGCCAGCAAAACTATCTTTTTAGAAGTGCGGGCAAAAAATATTAGTGCGCAAATGCTTTATATTAATCAAGGCTTCAGTGAAATATCACGTCGAACCGGCTATTACCCTAGCAATACGGGGTTTGGTTATGAAGATGCTATTGTGATGTCGAAAAAGCTCTAA
- a CDS encoding NapC/NirT family cytochrome c, translating into MLKSLWTFLKSPSSAAMWFILAIGFAGGIIFWGGFNTALEVTNTEEFCIGCHEMQDNVYQEYRETIHYANRSGVRATCPDCHVPKKWTDKIVRKIAASKEVWGMLTGVIDTREEFVDHRRSMAEREWKRMKENDSLECRNCHNFEYMDFSEQGNRSVKMHSDALASGEKTCIDCHKGIAHELPDMKGVENW; encoded by the coding sequence ATGCTAAAAAGTTTATGGACGTTTTTAAAGTCGCCCAGTAGTGCCGCAATGTGGTTTATTTTAGCCATTGGTTTTGCTGGTGGGATTATTTTCTGGGGTGGTTTTAATACCGCATTAGAAGTGACAAATACTGAAGAGTTTTGTATTGGCTGTCATGAAATGCAAGATAATGTTTATCAGGAATATCGTGAAACCATTCATTATGCTAATCGCTCTGGTGTACGTGCCACATGTCCTGATTGTCATGTGCCTAAAAAATGGACTGATAAGATAGTACGTAAAATTGCTGCCAGTAAAGAAGTTTGGGGCATGTTGACGGGCGTTATCGATACACGAGAAGAGTTTGTAGATCATCGCCGTTCTATGGCAGAACGTGAATGGAAACGCATGAAAGAAAACGATTCATTAGAATGTCGTAACTGTCATAACTTTGAATATATGGACTTCTCTGAGCAAGGTAACCGCAGTGTTAAAATGCACTCAGACGCTTTGGCATCAGGTGAAAAAACCTGTATTGACTGTCATAAAGGTATTGCTCACGAATTACCTGACATGAAAGGTGTTGAAAACTGGTAG
- a CDS encoding nitrate reductase cytochrome c-type subunit — MKLLSLLVAVTALAITVTTIAQETVNPGGLATIRGAATIDETRTAEKLKRVIKDKNPIARNYVHQPPVIPHQTRGYRIDLNSNKCLSCHSWKHAAETGATKISLTHFETRDGKTLSDVSPRRYFCVQCHVTQADAAPLVDNTFEPVESLGNE; from the coding sequence ATGAAATTATTATCTTTATTAGTTGCTGTTACTGCTTTAGCGATTACGGTGACAACTATAGCGCAAGAAACAGTGAACCCAGGTGGCTTAGCCACTATTCGTGGTGCGGCAACCATTGATGAAACACGCACGGCTGAAAAACTAAAACGAGTGATTAAGGATAAAAATCCTATTGCACGTAACTATGTCCATCAACCACCAGTTATTCCTCATCAAACACGAGGCTATCGTATAGATTTGAATAGCAATAAATGTTTGAGCTGTCACAGCTGGAAGCACGCGGCAGAAACTGGCGCTACGAAAATTAGCTTAACGCATTTTGAAACTCGCGATGGTAAAACGCTATCAGATGTTTCTCCTCGTCGTTATTTTTGTGTGCAATGCCATGTTACACAGGCTGATGCAGCGCCATTGGTTGACAATACCTTTGAACCGGTTGAATCACTGGGCAATGAGTAA
- the napA gene encoding nitrate reductase catalytic subunit NapA, translating to MTLTRRDFIKANAVAATAVAAGIAVPASAANLITNSAESTIKWDKAPCRFCGTGCSVLVGTQHGKVVATQGDPEAEVNKGLNCIKGYFLSKIMYGKDRLTQPLLRMTDGEYHKEGEFTPVSWDKAFDVMADKFKTAIKEKGPTSVGMFGSGQWTVWEGYAASKLMKAGFLTNNIDPNARHCMASAVGGFMRTFGIDEPMGCYDDLENADAFVLWGSNMAEMHPILWSRLTDRRLSAPHVKVNVLSTYKHRSFELADNGMIFTPQTDLAILNYIANYIIQNNAVNEDFMKKHVNVREGVTDIGYGLRPTHPLEKAAKNAGSGASKPMSFEAYAKFVSTYTLESVSKLSGVPEANLLEMAKLYADPKVKVTSFWTMGFNQHTRGVWANNLMYNVHLLTGKISEPGNSPFSLTGQPSACGTAREVGTFSHRLPADLVVKNPAHRATAEKIWKLPEGTIPPKPGYHAALQNRMLKDGKLNAYWVMCNNNMQAAANINEEAIPGYRNPENFIVVSDPYPTVTAQAADLILPTAMWVEKEGAYGNAERRTQFWHQQVNAPGDARSDLWQLVEFSKRFKVEEVWPEELIAKEPSLRGKTLYDVLYANGKVNKFPMSESKGDTNYEGDYFGFYIQKGLFEEYAEFGRGHGHDLAPFDRYHEERGLRWPVVDGKETKWRFREGHDPYVEKGSEVQFYGHKDKKAVIFALPYEPAAESPDEEYNLWLSTGRVLEHWHSGSMTSRVPELHKAFPDAVIFMHPDDARERNLRRGDKVLMESRRGEVESRVETRGRNRPPRGLVFMPWFDAKQLVNKLTLDATDPLSKQTDYKKCAVKVKKA from the coding sequence ATGACGTTAACTAGACGTGACTTTATTAAAGCGAATGCGGTTGCTGCAACTGCGGTTGCTGCCGGTATTGCTGTGCCAGCATCTGCGGCTAATTTGATCACCAATTCGGCTGAAAGCACCATTAAGTGGGACAAAGCGCCATGTCGTTTTTGTGGCACTGGTTGTAGCGTATTAGTCGGTACTCAACACGGTAAAGTGGTCGCAACACAAGGCGATCCAGAAGCTGAAGTAAACAAAGGCCTAAATTGTATTAAAGGCTATTTTTTATCGAAAATCATGTACGGCAAAGACCGTTTAACGCAGCCTTTATTAAGAATGACTGACGGTGAATATCATAAAGAAGGTGAATTTACGCCGGTTAGCTGGGATAAAGCTTTTGATGTGATGGCGGATAAGTTTAAAACGGCTATTAAGGAAAAAGGCCCAACATCGGTCGGTATGTTTGGCTCTGGTCAATGGACCGTTTGGGAAGGTTACGCTGCATCTAAGTTGATGAAAGCCGGCTTTCTAACTAATAATATTGACCCCAATGCCCGCCATTGTATGGCTTCAGCTGTTGGTGGCTTTATGCGCACCTTTGGCATTGACGAACCTATGGGCTGTTACGATGATTTAGAAAATGCTGATGCTTTTGTGCTTTGGGGCTCAAACATGGCGGAAATGCATCCAATCTTGTGGTCACGATTGACCGATCGTCGTTTAAGTGCGCCACACGTTAAAGTGAATGTACTTTCTACTTATAAGCATCGAAGCTTCGAGCTTGCTGACAATGGCATGATTTTTACGCCACAAACAGATTTAGCTATTTTGAATTATATTGCCAACTATATCATTCAAAACAATGCAGTAAACGAAGACTTCATGAAAAAGCATGTCAATGTTCGTGAAGGTGTTACTGATATTGGTTACGGTTTACGTCCAACACACCCGTTGGAAAAAGCCGCTAAAAATGCAGGTAGCGGTGCGTCTAAACCTATGAGTTTCGAAGCTTACGCGAAGTTTGTTAGTACTTATACTTTAGAGTCAGTGTCAAAACTCTCCGGTGTGCCAGAAGCTAACTTGCTTGAAATGGCAAAACTATACGCTGATCCGAAAGTTAAAGTGACTTCTTTTTGGACCATGGGCTTTAATCAGCATACCCGTGGTGTTTGGGCAAACAACTTAATGTACAACGTGCATTTGTTAACCGGTAAAATTTCTGAGCCTGGCAATAGCCCGTTCTCATTAACTGGTCAACCTTCTGCTTGTGGTACAGCACGTGAAGTGGGTACTTTCTCACATCGTTTACCGGCTGACTTAGTCGTTAAGAATCCAGCGCATAGAGCAACAGCAGAAAAAATATGGAAGTTACCGGAAGGTACTATCCCGCCAAAACCTGGTTATCATGCCGCCTTGCAAAACCGGATGTTAAAAGACGGTAAACTTAATGCTTATTGGGTTATGTGTAACAACAATATGCAAGCGGCAGCGAACATTAACGAAGAAGCTATTCCTGGTTATCGTAACCCAGAAAACTTTATTGTAGTGTCTGACCCTTACCCAACCGTAACAGCACAAGCCGCAGATTTAATCTTACCTACTGCTATGTGGGTAGAAAAAGAAGGCGCTTATGGTAATGCCGAGCGTAGAACACAGTTTTGGCATCAACAAGTGAATGCGCCAGGTGATGCACGTTCTGATTTATGGCAATTAGTGGAGTTCTCTAAACGCTTTAAAGTCGAAGAAGTTTGGCCTGAAGAGTTAATTGCGAAAGAGCCATCACTTCGAGGTAAAACCCTATATGACGTGCTTTATGCTAACGGCAAAGTGAATAAATTCCCGATGTCTGAGTCTAAAGGTGATACCAACTATGAAGGTGATTACTTTGGCTTTTATATCCAAAAAGGCTTATTTGAAGAATATGCAGAATTTGGTCGTGGCCATGGCCATGATTTAGCACCGTTCGACAGATACCACGAAGAACGAGGCTTAAGATGGCCTGTTGTTGATGGTAAAGAAACTAAATGGCGCTTCAGAGAAGGTCATGACCCTTATGTTGAAAAGGGTAGTGAAGTACAGTTTTATGGTCATAAAGATAAAAAAGCGGTTATTTTTGCTTTGCCTTACGAACCAGCGGCTGAATCACCTGACGAAGAATATAACCTATGGCTAAGTACCGGACGTGTACTTGAGCATTGGCATTCAGGTTCAATGACCTCACGTGTACCAGAGTTACATAAAGCCTTCCCTGATGCCGTGATTTTTATGCACCCAGATGATGCCAGAGAACGTAACTTACGCCGAGGCGACAAGGTACTAATGGAATCTCGTCGAGGAGAGGTGGAATCACGTGTTGAAACCAGAGGCCGTAACCGACCGCCAAGAGGTTTAGTGTTTATGCCTTGGTTTGATGCAAAGCAATTAGTCAATAAGTTAACTTTAGATGCGACTGACCCACTATCAAAACAAACTGATTATAAAAAATGTGCGGTTAAAGTTAAGAAAGCTTAA
- a CDS encoding chaperone NapD: MINLLEEGPVNIAGVMFMTHPEKSDKVAEKLKVFPGAEIHAKGENGSLVFTVEGLEGENNQAKRIINTITDMSNVEGVISSSLVFHHNDAGLPQHQGKQL; this comes from the coding sequence GTGATCAATCTTTTAGAAGAAGGTCCAGTGAATATAGCTGGAGTTATGTTTATGACTCATCCAGAAAAATCCGATAAAGTTGCTGAAAAATTGAAAGTTTTCCCAGGTGCTGAGATACATGCAAAAGGCGAAAATGGCAGCTTAGTTTTTACTGTTGAAGGGCTTGAAGGCGAAAATAATCAGGCAAAGCGCATCATTAATACCATTACCGATATGAGTAATGTTGAAGGTGTTATCTCATCATCACTGGTATTTCATCACAACGATGCGGGTTTACCTCAGCATCAGGGGAAACAATTATGA
- a CDS encoding TIGR02808 family protein, translated as MSDLEQLIWNILGYTSMPFIFLFGFIATALVAVAILKVSGAKPTTKTNK; from the coding sequence ATGAGTGATTTAGAGCAATTAATATGGAATATCTTGGGGTATACCTCAATGCCGTTCATATTTCTTTTTGGTTTCATTGCAACCGCGCTAGTTGCTGTTGCTATTTTGAAAGTCTCTGGTGCTAAACCCACGACTAAAACCAATAAATAA
- the napF gene encoding ferredoxin-type protein NapF, with translation MVDLSRRNFMRAKRVSTPAAIRLPWTADEELFIRGCTQCGDCIAACEEKIIIKGDGGFPEINFAAGECTFCQKCVTSCNEALFNPLDTKPWQLAIEIQAGCLANKQVHCQICQDSCEPEAITFKHLHGSVPQPEITLTDCNGCGACVAVCPESAINLSVSI, from the coding sequence ATGGTTGATTTAAGTCGTCGTAATTTTATGCGAGCAAAGCGTGTTTCGACCCCCGCAGCTATTAGATTACCTTGGACCGCGGATGAAGAGCTATTTATTCGAGGTTGTACACAATGTGGTGACTGTATTGCGGCTTGCGAGGAAAAAATCATCATAAAAGGTGATGGTGGTTTTCCTGAAATTAATTTTGCTGCGGGTGAATGCACTTTTTGCCAAAAATGTGTCACGAGTTGCAATGAAGCATTGTTCAACCCATTAGACACAAAACCTTGGCAGTTAGCTATTGAAATTCAAGCCGGCTGCCTAGCCAACAAACAGGTGCATTGTCAAATATGCCAAGACAGTTGCGAGCCGGAAGCTATCACGTTTAAGCATCTTCATGGCAGCGTACCTCAACCAGAAATAACGTTGACAGATTGTAATGGCTGCGGAGCATGCGTCGCGGTTTGTCCTGAGTCGGCAATTAACTTGTCAGTATCTATATAG